The sequence TGTCAAAACATTCAATGATATTTGGAATGACAGGGAGGCTAAGAAGTTCTTTTAATTCCACCAATCCAGGATCTCCCCCTTTAGATAGAATTAATTTAATATTTTTTAAAATTAGATTAATGATGTCTTTTTTCTTACCTTTTGTAGGGCATAAAATTTGAACTTTAAGTCCTGATTGTTCAGAGAGCAATAATTCTAACAATTTTTTGTTATTAGGTAATTCACTAACCAAAATAAATTTTGGAATTTTATGTGTAGAATAATATTGATATAAGAAATTTGAAAATGAATTATCCCCAACTAAATCAAAAAAGAACTTGTCACTATCTCTAATCACACCGTTGATCATTCTAAAATTCATAACAGTTGCAGATTGTTCTTGGATACCTATTCCAAAATATTCTTCATCAGAATTTTCAACATATTCCATTTTTTGTTTAGTTTGAAGACTACCAAGCCTAATCAGGGTATCACGAATGTCTTTTGCACGTTCAAATTGTTGCGATTCTGCAGCATGTTGCATTTCTTCTTTTAATTTTTTTGTAAAAATCTTAGTCTTGTTTTTTCCTTTCAGCACATCTTGTAATGCATTTACATGTTTTTGATATCGTTCTTGAGCATCTTTAAATTCACATGGCCCCTCACAATTCCCCAGATGATATTCTAAACAAACTTTTTTTGGAAGTGTTTTACAAATTCTAATTTGGAATGCTTTCCTCAAAGTACCAATAGTAAGTAATTTTGAACTGCCTTGTGTAAAAGGACCAAAAGTTTTCCCCTTACCTAGAAATTTCCCATCTCTAGTCCTCCTTGAAACTAATAACCTAGGAAATTTTTCATCAGATATTCTAAGATACGTGTATCGTTGTTGATCTTTTAATTCAATGTTAAATCTAGGCCGATACTTTTTGATCATATTTGATTCTAAAAGAAATGCTTCACTTTCATTATCAGTTAAAACAAATTCAATAGATGAAATATTTTCAACAAGTTTTTGTGTTTTATAAT comes from Nitrosopumilus oxyclinae and encodes:
- the uvrC gene encoding excinuclease ABC subunit UvrC, with the translated sequence MTFDISKINIPTDPGIYLMKDSDGQIIYIGKAKNLKNRVRSYFNKNQNYKTQKLVENISSIEFVLTDNESEAFLLESNMIKKYRPRFNIELKDQQRYTYLRISDEKFPRLLVSRRTRDGKFLGKGKTFGPFTQGSSKLLTIGTLRKAFQIRICKTLPKKVCLEYHLGNCEGPCEFKDAQERYQKHVNALQDVLKGKNKTKIFTKKLKEEMQHAAESQQFERAKDIRDTLIRLGSLQTKQKMEYVENSDEEYFGIGIQEQSATVMNFRMINGVIRDSDKFFFDLVGDNSFSNFLYQYYSTHKIPKFILVSELPNNKKLLELLLSEQSGLKVQILCPTKGKKKDIINLILKNIKLILSKGGDPGLVELKELLSLPVIPNIIECFDISNHGEDFAVGSMARFVGGIPNKSGYRKFKIKTVTGRDDFAMIGEIITRRYYRLLEENSELPDLIVIDGGKGQLSSALKSLQSLGLDLPCISLAKENEEIYVPKNKNPIIIPKYKSSLKILQYARDETHRFGVAYNRSIRKNQIK